In one window of Leptidea sinapis chromosome 9, ilLepSina1.1, whole genome shotgun sequence DNA:
- the LOC126966226 gene encoding putative phospholipase B-like lamina ancestor, which produces MTKILKVVGASWLQTKISSYILGLLGVLAILALFVGQIERIKEDGNYAATVFYSEKTGYSIEYWGQSNELANIPRGVARAYFRGEIDTVGWSLLEIETNGTYPDEVQAYAAGIVEGALTWYLIHIHLENTIRAKCEDRPIERQCDKLRDHLDRSANIWKTYAADRSSTDPFWHHVSLHYTQIGGIFTGWKHGVEKSQKEYETDISDLYWLNFVSEVMEVQDKLNISLVDPTLNMLPGLSSAFVRVAGDDAEKKLFVAHNAAGSYSTMTRIMKRYKFNYHLTSKDPTPAPGITVDFSGYPGSVTSQDEFYVINGDDHRMAVTGTPLRNFNKNLRKDVNITEQVPIGPRISAANHLATNVSSWGHLIARSNSGTACKQWLVVDFNKFDSLRHINVDVHTEDKKEVIKETMVNNDTRHTIVHRAGSGRTKGLMWLIEQIPGRTHSADISDAFLERQYWATYGLPYFKDIAEITYVTKMEELYGTIFSSSESPRARAFERGFKNATSVKSILKLMRVNNITALNSSSAHCDNCLLNKTAYSVLGMRGDIIEEFNTPYGVIDTKVVFGSSKDSSLQLTGISSPPFTEYNSTVPINKGNIATIYTDKFDDVPSLNGLEIRDLVRQRRLEEEEEAIKELTKDVIKPFKWSESEYKDEAHEGLPDLWNFGPFVPNWSW; this is translated from the exons ATGACTAAAATACTGAAAGTCGTCGGCGCTTCGTGGCTCCAAACTAAAATCAGTTCCTATATACTTGGACTCTTGGGAGTTCTCGCTATTTTAGCACTTTTCGTTGGACAAATCGAAAG GATAAAAGAGGACGGAAACTATGCAGCAACAGTGTTTTATTCCGAAAAAACTGGCTACAGCATTGAGTACTGGGGACAGAGTAATGAGCTAGCTAATATACCGCGAGGAGTCGCCCGCGCTTACTTCCGAGGGGAAATAGACACAGTGGG ttgGTCTCTGTTAGAAATTGAAACTAACGGTACCTATCCAGACGAGGTTCAAGCATATGCAGCAGGAATCGTAGAAGGAGCACTAACCTGGTACCTGATACATATCCACCTGGAGAATACTATCCGAGCGAAATGCGAAGACCGCCCTATTGAAAGGCAATGTGACAAACTAAGGGACCACTTGGATCGATCGGCTAATATCTGGAAGACGTATGCAGCCGATAGAAGCTCTACCGACCCTTTCTGGCATCAT gtATCATTGCACTACACGCAGATCGGAGGTATTTTCACGGGCTGGAAGCATGGCGTTGAGAAAAGCCAGAAGGAGTATGAAACTGACATTTCGGACCTTTACTGGTTGAACTTTGTGTCGGAGGTTATGGAGGTGCAGGACAAATTGAATATATCTTTGGTTGACCCCACCTTGAATATGTTGCCTGGTCTATCGAGTGCCTTTGTCAGGGTTGCAGGAGATGATGCTGAAAAGAAACTATTTGTCGCTCATAATGCGGCTGGAAG CTATTCAACAATGACTCGCATAATGAAGaggtataaatttaattatcacCTGACGTCGAAAGACCCAACGCCTGCTCCTGGAATCACGGTAGACTTCTCTGGGTATCCAGGATCAGTTACCAGCCAGGATGAGTTCTACGTCATCAACGGAGATGATCACAGAATGGCTGTTACTGGAACACCCTTAAGgaatttcaataaaaacttGCGGAAAGACGTCAATATTACAGAACAG GTTCCCATTGGTCCTCGTATATCAGCTGCTAATCATCTCGCCACCAATGTCAGCTCTTGGGGCCACTTAATTGCCCGCAGCAACTCCGGCACAGCGTGCAAACAGTGGTTGGTTGTGGACTTCAACAAGTTCGACAGCTTGCGTCATATTAATGTAGATGTTCATACCGAGGACAAGAAGGAAGTTATTAAAGAGACCATGGTGAATAA CGATACGAGACACACAATAGTCCACCGGGCAGGCTCGGGTAGAACCAAGGGTCTAATGTGGCTGATAGAACAAATACCAGGGCGAACCCACTCTGCTGACATTTCCGATGCCTTTTTAGAAAGACAATATTGGGCTACTTATGGATTACCCTACTTTAAG GATATAGCTGAAATTACTTATGTCACAAAGATGGAAGAATTGTATGGAACAATATTCTCTAGTTCAGAGTCACCTCGAGCCAGAGCTTTCGAACGTGGTTTCAAGAATGCGACGTCTGTGAAaagtattttgaaattaatgagagtaaataatataacagcaTTGAACTCTTCGTCCGCACATTGTGATAACTGCTTGCTCAACAAAACTGCATACTCTGTACTTGGTATGAGAGGTGACATTATTGAAGAATTTAATACCCCGTATGGAGTTATTGATACAAAAGTAGTATTTG gatCTTCCAAGGATTCTTCATTGCAACTCACGGGAATATCCAGCCCGCCTTTCACCGAATACAACTCTACAGTACCAATCAACAAGGGCAATATTGCGACCATTTACACCGACAAATTTGACGACGTACCATCTCTCAACGGTCTTGAAATACGAGATCTCGTGCGGCAAAGACGACTGGAAGAAGAGGAAGAGGCGATTAAAGAGCTCACAAAAGACGTCATCAAACCTTTTAAATGGTCAGAGAGCGAATATAAAGATGAAGCACACGAAGGCCTACCCGACTTGTGGAACTTTGGACCTTTCGTTCCCAACTGGTCTTGGTGA